From one Zhongshania sp. R06B22 genomic stretch:
- the trhA gene encoding PAQR family membrane homeostasis protein TrhA produces the protein MSAIFCSDVSCEPVINDSGGNSILYKGERFNSVSHLAGALAAVLGSAALIWPAVQDAEVWKILGFSIYSVSLLSLYTFSTLYHSSQGASKALYRQLDHLAIYLLIAGTYTPFLVVTLREAGGWWMFAVIWSLAAVGMILEVIPKAGRRAWSIAVYLLMGWLAVFLIKPLSAALPEGGFSLLLAGGIAYTVGIVFYVFDKKITHFHGIWHLFVLAGSVCHFFTIYYYVA, from the coding sequence ATGTCCGCAATTTTTTGCTCTGATGTTTCTTGTGAGCCAGTAATCAACGATTCAGGTGGTAATAGCATTTTGTATAAGGGCGAGCGTTTTAACAGCGTGTCTCATCTTGCGGGTGCCTTAGCGGCAGTGCTTGGCAGCGCGGCGCTGATATGGCCGGCAGTGCAAGATGCCGAGGTCTGGAAAATTTTAGGCTTTTCGATTTACAGTGTATCGCTGCTATCGCTTTATACGTTTTCAACCCTTTATCATAGTAGTCAGGGCGCGAGTAAGGCTCTGTATCGGCAGTTAGACCATTTGGCGATCTATTTACTTATTGCCGGCACGTATACTCCATTTTTAGTGGTGACACTCCGTGAAGCCGGCGGTTGGTGGATGTTTGCTGTGATTTGGTCTTTGGCGGCGGTGGGTATGATCCTTGAGGTCATTCCTAAGGCCGGTCGGCGCGCCTGGTCAATCGCTGTTTATTTGCTTATGGGTTGGTTGGCGGTATTCCTGATTAAGCCCTTGAGTGCTGCGTTGCCAGAAGGTGGCTTTAGCCTGCTATTGGCGGGTGGTATTGCCTACACCGTGGGTATTGTTTTTTATGTGTTTGATAAGAAAATCACCCACTTTCACGGTATATGGCATCTTTTTGTCTTAGCCGGTAGTGTGTGTCATTTCTTTACCATCTATTACTATGTCGCCTGA
- a CDS encoding acyl-CoA thioesterase, producing the protein MLLCTMEPRFCETDALGHINNTVVPMWFETGRTPVFEIFNPGQHLNTWNVILRKIDVDFVAQIYYGHPVEIRTRVGHVGSSSFVCEHEAWQRGSLVATGSAVMIYFDFEQQRKQEITAALRAELEKLR; encoded by the coding sequence ATGTTGCTTTGCACTATGGAGCCTCGGTTCTGTGAAACAGATGCCTTGGGCCATATAAATAATACTGTTGTGCCCATGTGGTTTGAAACCGGCAGGACGCCGGTTTTTGAGATATTTAATCCCGGTCAGCATTTAAATACGTGGAATGTGATTTTACGTAAGATAGATGTCGATTTTGTGGCGCAGATTTATTACGGCCACCCTGTTGAGATCAGAACGCGCGTTGGTCATGTCGGTAGCTCCTCTTTTGTCTGCGAACATGAGGCTTGGCAGCGTGGCAGTCTTGTCGCCACGGGCAGTGCGGTGATGATTTATTTTGACTTTGAACAGCAGCGCAAACAGGAAATTACCGCGGCTTTGCGCGCCGAGTTAGAAAAACTGCGCTAA
- a CDS encoding DEAD/DEAH box helicase, which produces MPSDTAAAAETITFDDLGLAPMVLAAVKAVGYETPSPIQAATIPFILAGRDLVGQAQTGTGKTAAFALPLLSRLDVNSRRTQALILAPTRELAIQVAEALQSYASHMPGFHVLPIYGGQDYRGQLAALKRGVQVVVGTPGRVMDHMRRGTLKLDDLSHLVLDEADEMLRMGFIDDVEWVMAQMPAKRQIALFSATMPSAIRRIANTYLNNPEQVTIQTKTSTAITIRQRYWMARGLNKLDALTRILEAEPFDGMIIFVRTKLVTTELAEKLQARGYAAAALNGDIAQAQRERTVEHLKNGRLDIIIATDVAARGLDVERISHVINYDIPHDTEAYVHRIGRTGRAGRSGDAILFVAPREKRMLQAIERATRQSIEEMGLPTAENINALRVDRFMQKITETLAGTDLSFFRKMLQEYVTKHDVSELDVAAALASQLQGDKPLLVKDAPKLMTEARSRDKVGGGGKRAAESTLQRYRLEVGREHGVSAGNIVGAIANEANIDSANIGRISIYPEFSTVDLPADLPAGAFDCLKTTRVAGQALNISVHEGGDMPIERERPRKPRVSKTGEKGGRKPVTKVIKAKPKTPTTPREKRGKL; this is translated from the coding sequence ATGCCCTCAGATACGGCCGCGGCAGCGGAAACTATTACTTTTGATGATTTGGGTTTAGCACCCATGGTCCTTGCCGCTGTAAAAGCGGTTGGTTATGAAACACCTTCGCCAATTCAGGCGGCAACAATTCCTTTTATCCTAGCTGGCAGAGACCTCGTTGGTCAGGCCCAGACTGGTACCGGCAAAACAGCAGCGTTTGCCTTGCCTTTATTATCTCGTCTCGACGTAAATAGCCGTCGTACCCAGGCTTTGATTTTGGCGCCAACACGTGAATTAGCGATTCAGGTAGCGGAAGCGCTGCAGAGCTATGCTTCGCATATGCCTGGTTTCCACGTTCTGCCTATATATGGTGGTCAAGATTATCGCGGTCAACTGGCGGCCTTAAAACGCGGTGTTCAGGTTGTTGTCGGTACGCCTGGCCGGGTAATGGACCATATGCGTCGCGGTACCTTAAAGCTCGATGATTTGAGCCATTTGGTATTGGACGAAGCAGATGAAATGCTCCGTATGGGCTTCATCGATGATGTTGAATGGGTTATGGCGCAAATGCCTGCCAAGCGTCAAATTGCCTTGTTCTCAGCTACTATGCCATCGGCTATTCGCCGCATCGCTAACACGTATTTGAACAACCCCGAGCAAGTCACCATTCAAACCAAGACCTCGACGGCGATAACCATCCGTCAGCGTTATTGGATGGCCCGTGGTTTGAATAAACTGGATGCCTTAACCCGTATTCTGGAAGCCGAACCTTTTGATGGCATGATTATTTTCGTGCGCACCAAATTGGTGACCACCGAGCTTGCCGAGAAATTGCAGGCCCGCGGATACGCCGCAGCGGCTTTGAATGGCGATATCGCCCAGGCGCAACGCGAGCGCACGGTTGAACACCTGAAAAATGGCCGCTTGGATATCATTATTGCTACTGATGTCGCTGCACGTGGTTTGGACGTTGAGCGTATTAGTCACGTTATCAACTACGATATTCCACATGACACCGAAGCCTATGTTCACCGTATCGGCCGTACTGGTCGTGCTGGTCGCAGTGGTGATGCGATCTTGTTTGTGGCACCGCGTGAAAAACGTATGCTGCAGGCAATCGAACGCGCTACGCGTCAATCTATTGAAGAAATGGGTTTGCCGACGGCAGAGAATATCAATGCATTGCGCGTTGACCGTTTTATGCAGAAGATCACCGAGACCCTCGCGGGTACTGATCTCAGCTTCTTCCGCAAGATGTTGCAGGAATATGTAACAAAGCACGATGTGTCTGAACTCGATGTGGCTGCGGCTTTGGCGAGTCAGTTGCAGGGCGACAAGCCACTGCTAGTAAAAGACGCGCCCAAGCTGATGACTGAAGCGCGTTCTCGCGACAAAGTTGGCGGCGGTGGCAAGCGTGCGGCAGAGTCAACGCTGCAGCGCTACCGTTTAGAAGTTGGACGTGAGCACGGTGTGAGTGCGGGTAATATTGTTGGTGCTATCGCCAATGAAGCCAATATTGATAGTGCTAATATCGGTCGTATTTCAATCTACCCAGAGTTCAGCACCGTCGATCTGCCTGCGGATTTACCTGCTGGTGCGTTTGACTGTTTGAAAACCACCCGTGTTGCTGGGCAGGCTTTGAATATCTCCGTTCATGAAGGCGGTGATATGCCTATTGAGCGTGAGCGTCCCCGCAAGCCGCGTGTTAGCAAGACCGGTGAGAAAGGTGGTCGTAAGCCAGTCACAAAAGTGATTAAGGCTAAACCTAAGACGCCGACAACGCCAAGAGAAAAACGCGGCAAGCTATAA
- a CDS encoding amidohydrolase family protein, whose translation MNPLPYSLIDCDNHYYEPDDCFSRHIESRFRDRTVWVERERDDGFGIMRLGEERLNFFSVGVGDYVGAPGAMKAFFKGDVDTGGAVNANAIRAIDCPEFINKDARLKRMDEQGVEACVMIPTLGCGVEYQLRKPMHHDIAYPSIRAFNRWVAEDWGWGSDGRVFSTAMMSLLDVTQALLELERVIKEGCRLVQINTGPIEGRSPADPHFDPFWARVQEAGLIVTYHIGSGPFTELHAAPWGEPANPPSHRFTAFNMYVGMGERTVVDQLAATIFQNLFGRFPRLQFLIVEFGAAWLPHLLKTMDKIYRLGDHKSRWPYGKPELPSEVFRKHFKIVPFHEDDFSHIAKSVGVDVILNGSDYPHPEGLLWPAEMVEEMEGFSESEIYQMMRGNAAKMLGIDA comes from the coding sequence ATGAATCCACTTCCCTATTCTCTAATCGATTGCGACAACCATTATTACGAGCCTGACGATTGCTTTAGTCGGCATATAGAGTCTCGCTTTAGGGATCGCACGGTGTGGGTTGAGCGCGAGCGCGATGACGGCTTTGGTATTATGAGGCTGGGTGAGGAGCGCTTAAATTTCTTTAGCGTTGGCGTGGGGGATTATGTTGGCGCCCCCGGAGCCATGAAGGCCTTTTTTAAAGGCGATGTTGATACCGGCGGGGCAGTTAATGCCAATGCGATTCGCGCCATCGACTGCCCTGAGTTTATTAATAAGGATGCGCGCCTTAAGCGGATGGATGAGCAAGGCGTAGAAGCTTGCGTGATGATTCCAACCTTGGGATGCGGTGTCGAATATCAGCTCCGCAAGCCTATGCATCATGATATTGCCTACCCAAGTATTCGTGCCTTCAATCGCTGGGTCGCTGAGGATTGGGGTTGGGGCAGTGATGGCAGGGTGTTTTCCACCGCCATGATGAGCCTGCTAGATGTGACGCAGGCTTTGCTGGAGTTAGAGCGTGTTATAAAAGAAGGCTGTCGTTTAGTACAAATTAATACCGGTCCCATAGAGGGCAGATCGCCGGCCGATCCGCATTTTGATCCTTTTTGGGCTCGGGTGCAGGAGGCGGGTCTGATCGTGACCTACCATATTGGTAGCGGTCCGTTTACCGAACTTCACGCAGCGCCCTGGGGCGAGCCCGCCAACCCGCCTTCGCATCGTTTTACGGCATTTAATATGTATGTTGGTATGGGCGAGCGCACGGTGGTCGATCAGCTGGCCGCGACTATTTTTCAAAATCTATTTGGGCGTTTTCCCCGCCTGCAATTCTTAATTGTAGAGTTTGGTGCGGCGTGGTTGCCACATTTATTGAAGACCATGGATAAAATTTATCGGCTTGGTGATCACAAGAGTCGCTGGCCTTATGGCAAACCCGAGCTTCCGAGTGAGGTGTTTCGCAAGCACTTTAAAATAGTGCCCTTTCATGAGGATGATTTTAGCCATATCGCTAAAAGTGTGGGGGTGGACGTCATTCTAAATGGATCTGATTATCCCCATCCCGAAGGCTTGCTCTGGCCTGCGGAGATGGTAGAGGAGATGGAGGGATTTTCCGAGAGCGAGATCTACCAGATGATGCGAGGCAATGCGGCAAAAATGCTGGGTATTGACGCATAA